One genomic window of Panicum hallii strain FIL2 chromosome 6, PHallii_v3.1, whole genome shotgun sequence includes the following:
- the LOC112896423 gene encoding uncharacterized protein LOC112896423 → MEKALALALLVSAALLLRAHQPASAQVFCRSQFNLANEACSMRNFIPGPGVRRGVLPRLQQQLNETSVEQQHRSGDDDDEDADSRSSSSRRSSRHRHQHQHRHGEEGRGEDPRDTACCRRLMGLDNSCVCQATARLPAFMNSVRHAITLTPIEGCEISFECPGPLF, encoded by the coding sequence ATGGAGAAGGCACTAGCCCTAGCTCTACTGGTGTCAGCTGCCCTACTCCTGAGAGCGCACCAGCCGGCGAGCGCCCAGGTGTTCTGCCGGTCGCAGTTCAACCTGGCCAACGAGGCGTGCAGCATGCGCAACTTCATCCCGGGCCCCGGCGTGCGGCGCGGGGTGCTGCCGCGGCTGCAGCAGCAGCTCAACGAGACCTCCGTCGAGCAGCAGCACCggagcggcgacgacgacgacgaagaTGCCGAcagcagaagcagcagcagtaggCGGTCGTCGCGGCACCGGCACCAGCACCAGCACCGGCACGGCGAGGAGGGGAGAGGTGAGGACCCCCGCGACACGGCGTGCTGCCGCCGCCTCATGGGCCTCGACAACTCGTGCGTCTGCCAGGCCACCGCCCGGCTCCCGGCCTTCATGAACTCCGTCAGGCACGCCATCACGCTTACGCCCATCGAGGGCTGCGAGATCTCCTTCGAGTGCCCCGGCCCGCTCTTCTAG
- the LOC112898202 gene encoding ethylene-responsive transcription factor ERF073-like: MDPRRIRVFFSDPDATDSDSGDSDTCAATKPAGKTEIIILQCNSSTNTRAKMNPAGCGRPQAIGSSAPAAAGNIRNRAVGSAPTTRRYRGAYERQPGRWAAEFRSHRLKVRHWLGTFATQEEAKAAYDAFERRFHSSPRCGLPASSSERGANAGGVRRASHSPPDDEKRQIVLALTTAATTRMLPPSSAGAMAASVSVPSAPCISSSTSASSPPTLFRDARRCDDDAPRSLHSIWADEPGDGDLVGLADLAHLPLPQFSDPSMDFDPADLSLFDNGFL, from the coding sequence ATGGATCCTCGGAGGATCCGAGTTTTCTTCTCGGACCCTGACGCAACAGATTCCGACTCCGGCGACTCCGACACCTGCGCAGCCACGAAACCAGCCGGCAAAACAGAGATCATAATCTTGCAATGCAATAGCAGCACCAACACCAGGGCCAAGATGAACCCTGCTGGGTGTGGTCGACCTCAAGCAATAGGCTCGTCGGCGCCGGCTGCGGCGGGAAACATCAGAAACCGCGCCGTCGGGTCTGCGCCCACGACGAGGCGGTACCGCGGCGCGTACGAGCGCCAGCCCGGCCGGTGGGCGGCGGAGTTCCGGAGCCACAGACTCAAGGTCCGGCACTGGCTCGGCACGTTCGCCACCCAGGAGGAGGCCAAGGCCGCCTACGATGCCTTCGAGAGGCGGTTCCACTCGTCGCCGCGCTGTGGCCTGCCGGCGTCGTCGTCGGAGCGCGGCGCCAACGCCGGTGGCGTTCGCAGAGCGTCCCATTCACCACCAGATGATGAGAAGCGGCAGATTGTACTGGCTctgacgacggcggcgacgactaggatgctgcCGCCGTCGTCGGCGGGTGCGATGGCGGCGTCCGTGTCCGTCCCGTCCGCGCCGTGCATCTCCTCCTCGACGTCGGCGTCGTCGCCGCCGACGCTGTTTCGGGACGCGCGACGGTGCGACGATGATGCGCCGCGGAGTCTTCATTCGATCTGGGCGGACGAGCCCGGCGACGGGGATCTCGTAGGGCTAGCCGATCTTGCGCACCTGCCATTGCCGCAGTTCTCGGATCCCAGCATGGACTTTGATCCGGCTGATTTGTCGTTGTTTGATAACGGATTCTTATGA